A portion of the Rhodococcus pseudokoreensis genome contains these proteins:
- the yaaA gene encoding peroxide stress protein YaaA codes for MLVLLPPSETKSDGGADAPLDLAELSMPQLTETREMLVQSLVTLAADGEASQLALGLGPTQADEIERNAKLWVSPTRPALERYTGVLFDALDAKSFTRAQKSKALSRLAMGSALFGAVRAGDLIPAYRLSGGSKLPGLSTLRALWKPELSRAITAEADGLVVDLRSGTYQQLGPIPEAVIATVLTEKPDGTRTVVSHFNKHHKGLLARALTVSRAEPQDVRGVARVAAKAGLRVEVASDRELIILTD; via the coding sequence GTGCTGGTGCTACTTCCTCCCTCCGAAACCAAGTCCGACGGCGGCGCCGACGCGCCCCTGGACCTGGCCGAGCTGTCCATGCCGCAGCTCACCGAAACCCGCGAAATGCTGGTCCAGTCGCTGGTCACGCTGGCGGCGGACGGGGAGGCGTCGCAGCTCGCGCTCGGCCTCGGCCCCACCCAGGCCGACGAGATCGAGCGCAACGCCAAACTGTGGGTCTCCCCCACCCGGCCCGCACTCGAGCGCTACACGGGTGTGCTGTTCGACGCGCTCGACGCGAAGTCGTTCACCAGGGCGCAGAAGTCCAAGGCGCTGTCCCGGCTGGCGATGGGGTCCGCACTGTTCGGTGCGGTCCGCGCCGGTGACCTGATCCCCGCCTACCGGCTGTCGGGCGGATCGAAGCTTCCCGGGCTGAGCACCCTCCGGGCGTTGTGGAAGCCGGAACTGTCCCGCGCGATCACCGCCGAGGCGGACGGACTCGTCGTCGACCTGCGGTCGGGGACGTACCAGCAGCTCGGACCGATCCCCGAGGCCGTGATCGCCACGGTTCTCACCGAGAAGCCGGACGGCACCCGCACCGTCGTCAGCCATTTCAACAAGCATCACAAGGGTCTGCTCGCGCGGGCGCTCACCGTGTCCCGCGCCGAACCCCAGGACGTTCGCGGGGTGGCGCGGGTGGCGGCGAAGGCCGGACTGCGCGTCGAGGTCGCGTCGGATCGCGAGCTGATCATCCTCACCGACTGA
- a CDS encoding universal stress protein, whose translation MIVVGYTPDQFGGAALEHGVAEAQLRGTSLLVINSSKGDSLADQSFADNAHLQELEGKLAASGIDHEVRQIVGDETVDVILEAMTAPNAELLVIGIRDRTPVGKLLMGSTAQRLLLSCRKPVLAVKPDER comes from the coding sequence ATGATCGTCGTCGGATACACCCCCGACCAGTTCGGAGGGGCGGCCCTCGAACACGGCGTCGCGGAGGCGCAGCTGCGCGGGACGTCGCTGCTCGTGATCAACTCGTCGAAGGGCGACTCCCTCGCCGATCAGTCGTTCGCCGACAACGCGCACCTGCAGGAACTCGAAGGCAAACTGGCCGCGAGCGGGATCGACCACGAGGTCCGGCAGATCGTCGGGGACGAGACCGTCGACGTGATCCTCGAGGCGATGACGGCGCCGAACGCGGAACTGCTCGTGATCGGCATCCGCGACCGCACCCCGGTCGGGAAGCTGCTGATGGGAAGCACCGCCCAGCGCCTGCTGCTGTCCTGCCGCAAACCGGTGCTGGCCGTCAAACCCGACGAGCGCTGA
- a CDS encoding tripartite tricarboxylate transporter permease translates to MDNLNWLLQGFEQAATPMNLLYACIGVLLGTAVGVLPGIGPAMTVALLLPVTYNVSPSAAFIMFAGIYYGGMYGGSTTSILLNTPGESSSVITAIEGNKMARAGRAAQALATAAIGSFVAGSIGTMLLVLFAPAVSSFAVTLGAPSYLAIMLLALVAVTAVLGTSKLRGCISLLLGLAIGLVGIDFLTGQPRATFGIPQLSDGIDIVVVAVAVFALGEALWVAAHLRRKPAEVIPVGRPWMGKSDWKRSWKPWLRGTAYGFPFGALPAGGAELPTFLSYITEKKLSKHKDEFGKGAIEGVAGPEAANNASAAGTLVPMLSLGLPTNATAAVMLTAFVSYGIQPGPTLFEKEPLLIWTLIASLFIGNFLLLVLNLPLAPLWAKLLRTPRPYLYAGILFFAALGAFAVNLQWLDLALLLTFGLLGLMMRRFGLPVLPLIIGVILGPRIERQLRQSLQLGGGDWGSLFTEPVAIIVYIVIAVLLIAPLVAKVVRAHYPVAAPDFPDGPAGGDSTDTREKAHA, encoded by the coding sequence ATGGACAATCTGAACTGGCTGCTGCAGGGGTTCGAGCAGGCAGCCACCCCCATGAACCTGCTCTACGCCTGCATCGGCGTCCTGCTCGGCACGGCGGTCGGTGTGCTCCCGGGCATCGGACCGGCCATGACCGTCGCCCTGCTGCTGCCCGTCACCTACAACGTCAGCCCGAGCGCCGCGTTCATCATGTTCGCCGGCATCTACTACGGCGGCATGTACGGCGGGTCGACGACGTCGATCCTGCTGAACACGCCGGGCGAATCGTCCTCGGTGATCACGGCGATCGAAGGCAACAAGATGGCGAGAGCCGGCAGGGCCGCGCAGGCCCTGGCGACCGCCGCGATCGGGTCGTTCGTCGCCGGGTCCATCGGCACGATGCTCCTGGTGCTCTTCGCGCCTGCCGTCTCGAGTTTCGCGGTCACCCTCGGTGCGCCGTCGTACCTCGCGATCATGCTGCTCGCCCTCGTCGCCGTCACCGCGGTCCTCGGAACCTCCAAGCTCCGCGGATGCATCTCCCTGCTGCTCGGTCTCGCGATCGGGCTGGTCGGCATCGACTTCCTCACCGGCCAGCCGCGTGCCACGTTCGGCATCCCGCAACTGTCGGACGGGATCGACATCGTCGTCGTCGCGGTCGCCGTGTTCGCGCTCGGTGAGGCCCTCTGGGTCGCCGCGCACCTCCGCCGCAAACCGGCCGAGGTCATCCCCGTCGGCAGGCCCTGGATGGGCAAGAGCGACTGGAAGCGGTCCTGGAAGCCGTGGCTGCGGGGCACCGCATACGGGTTCCCGTTCGGCGCGCTGCCCGCGGGCGGCGCAGAACTGCCCACATTCCTCTCCTACATCACCGAGAAGAAGCTGTCGAAGCACAAGGACGAATTCGGCAAGGGCGCCATCGAAGGTGTTGCAGGCCCCGAGGCCGCCAACAACGCGTCGGCGGCAGGCACACTCGTGCCGATGCTGTCGCTGGGTCTGCCGACCAACGCCACGGCCGCGGTCATGCTGACGGCCTTCGTGTCGTACGGCATCCAGCCGGGACCGACCCTGTTCGAGAAGGAACCGCTGCTGATCTGGACGCTGATCGCCAGCCTGTTCATCGGCAACTTCCTGCTGCTGGTGCTCAACCTTCCGCTCGCGCCGCTGTGGGCGAAGCTGCTCCGCACCCCGCGCCCCTACCTGTACGCGGGCATCCTGTTCTTCGCCGCACTGGGCGCGTTCGCCGTCAACCTCCAATGGCTCGACCTGGCGCTGCTGCTGACGTTCGGGTTGCTGGGTCTGATGATGCGGAGGTTCGGGCTGCCGGTGCTGCCGCTGATCATCGGCGTCATCCTCGGGCCGCGCATCGAACGGCAACTGCGGCAGAGCCTGCAACTCGGCGGCGGCGACTGGGGCAGCCTGTTCACCGAGCCCGTCGCGATCATCGTCTACATCGTGATCGCCGTGCTCCTCATCGCACCCCTCGTCGCCAAGGTCGTCCGCGCGCACTACCCCGTCGCGGCGCCCGATTTCCCCGACGGACCGGCCGGCGGCGACTCCACCGACACCAGAGAGAAGGCACACGCATGA
- a CDS encoding tripartite tricarboxylate transporter TctB family protein: MTAPAEPSAVSADTAPKRRDYAQFVVCAVLAVIGVFLVVDALSLSEGFAKVDPVGPRLFPLVIGGGLLVLSVVFAVAILRGSTGDADSGEDVDPDSPGDWKTVGLLVGLFVLTIALVDFLGWAIIGTVLFAGAATILGSRHWVRNIAIGAVLGFGSFYAFYVGLGIPLPAGILDGIL, translated from the coding sequence ATGACCGCGCCCGCAGAACCGTCCGCCGTCTCCGCGGACACGGCGCCGAAGCGGAGGGACTACGCGCAGTTCGTCGTGTGCGCGGTGCTGGCAGTGATCGGGGTGTTCCTCGTCGTCGACGCGCTGTCGCTCAGCGAGGGCTTCGCGAAGGTGGACCCGGTGGGCCCGCGACTGTTCCCGCTCGTCATCGGTGGGGGACTGCTGGTGTTGTCGGTGGTGTTCGCCGTCGCGATCCTGCGCGGCTCGACCGGGGACGCCGACAGCGGCGAGGACGTCGACCCGGACTCCCCGGGCGACTGGAAGACGGTCGGTCTGCTCGTCGGGTTGTTCGTGCTGACCATCGCGCTCGTCGACTTCCTGGGCTGGGCGATCATCGGCACCGTCCTGTTCGCCGGGGCCGCAACCATTCTGGGCAGCAGGCACTGGGTGCGCAACATCGCCATCGGGGCCGTGCTCGGATTCGGCAGCTTCTACGCGTTCTACGTCGGGCTCGGAATACCGCTGCCCGCAGGCATTCTGGACGGAATTCTCTGA
- a CDS encoding Bug family tripartite tricarboxylate transporter substrate binding protein codes for MSRTGSGSRVRALLLLALVGFLVAGCGVTRGEDEGLHRVRMMVPNSPGGGYDLTARTAVKIMEDEDITGRVEVFNVIGAGGTVAMARLMNEAGNDDLMMMMGLGVVGAGYTNGSTARVSDATALAKVVEEQEGILVPADSPLQTIDDFVAAWRADPASITIGGGSSPGGPDHLFPMETARAVGVDPNAVNYVSYDGGGDLLTALLGKKITAGTSGLGEYVDQIEAGQVRVLAVSGNERVEGVDAPTLTEAGVDLTFTNWRGILAPPGLSDGAKADMVEALQKLHDTPEWKEALVKNGWSDAFMTGPEFEQFLRDQDERVSSTLAELGLT; via the coding sequence ATGTCGAGAACAGGTAGCGGGAGCAGGGTACGGGCGCTGCTCCTGCTCGCGCTCGTGGGCTTCCTCGTGGCCGGCTGCGGGGTCACCCGCGGCGAGGACGAGGGCCTGCACAGGGTGCGGATGATGGTTCCGAACAGTCCGGGCGGCGGCTACGACCTCACGGCGCGGACCGCGGTGAAGATCATGGAAGACGAGGACATCACGGGCCGCGTCGAGGTCTTCAACGTGATCGGTGCAGGTGGGACGGTTGCGATGGCCCGGCTGATGAACGAGGCCGGCAACGACGACCTCATGATGATGATGGGTCTCGGCGTGGTCGGCGCCGGCTACACCAACGGCTCGACCGCACGTGTCTCCGATGCCACCGCGCTGGCCAAGGTGGTCGAGGAGCAGGAGGGCATTCTCGTGCCCGCGGATTCACCGCTGCAGACCATCGACGACTTCGTGGCCGCCTGGCGTGCCGACCCGGCGTCGATCACCATCGGCGGCGGTTCCTCGCCCGGCGGCCCCGACCACCTGTTCCCGATGGAGACGGCACGCGCGGTGGGAGTGGACCCGAACGCGGTGAACTACGTGTCCTACGACGGCGGCGGCGACCTGCTGACGGCCCTGCTCGGCAAGAAGATCACCGCGGGCACGTCGGGTCTCGGCGAGTACGTCGACCAGATCGAGGCCGGCCAGGTCCGGGTCCTCGCGGTGTCGGGGAACGAGCGGGTCGAAGGTGTCGACGCGCCGACGCTCACCGAGGCCGGGGTGGACCTGACCTTCACCAACTGGCGGGGCATCCTGGCGCCGCCAGGGCTGTCCGACGGCGCCAAGGCCGACATGGTCGAGGCGCTCCAAAAGTTGCACGACACACCGGAATGGAAGGAGGCCCTGGTGAAGAACGGTTGGAGTGACGCCTTCATGACGGGACCGGAGTTCGAGCAGTTCCTCCGGGACCAGGACGAGCGGGTCTCGTCCACCCTGGCCGAATTGGGGCTGACATGA
- a CDS encoding sensor histidine kinase: protein MRTKRNLSSLWSPLHPRVRSLAGQVLLLQLVVVGVVLLAVAAVSVHQSTVEFRDLQGQRMIAVAENVASTPVVRDQLSDRSVERVLAPEVDRAVNLSGATLAEIVAPNGTVTVSSDPTRLGVPAELGASDVMTGRAWSGDVDVDGRRAIVGHVPILSATGDVLAVVSVSDDYPSIWDLLSSAGARLLLYLGIGAGLGLLGSWLLSRRIKTHTRGLEIAEIASLADHREALLHSIREGVVAVNPDGVITVLNDSAQELLDLTGDAVGRHVDDVALDPAVRQYLLTGEDGRDVVLSTSSRMLALSRRAATSQGHKIGTVTTMRDSTELASMQSQLSSHKSVTDTLRAQTHEFANQLHTISGLTQLGDYDAVTEFVGTLTRRRAEISDAVTQRISDPAVAALLIAKTSLAAETGVALTLEPDSHLHALDPELATDVITVLGNLIDNAVDVSEGGRDARISIRITDDDGILIEVADSGPGVPETMREEIFSRGVTSKPGTPGGRGIGLALVRLVSSQHGGSAAVSDAPGTGGALFTVHVPRS from the coding sequence ATGCGAACGAAACGGAACTTAAGTTCATTGTGGTCACCACTTCATCCCCGCGTTCGTAGCCTCGCGGGCCAGGTCCTGCTCCTCCAACTCGTCGTCGTCGGCGTCGTGCTGCTCGCGGTCGCCGCGGTGTCGGTCCACCAGTCGACCGTGGAGTTCCGCGACCTCCAGGGGCAGCGCATGATCGCGGTGGCCGAGAACGTGGCGTCGACGCCGGTGGTACGCGACCAGCTGTCGGACCGCTCGGTCGAGCGGGTACTGGCACCGGAGGTCGATCGCGCCGTCAACCTGTCGGGCGCCACGCTCGCCGAGATCGTCGCGCCGAACGGGACGGTCACCGTGTCCTCCGATCCGACCCGGCTCGGGGTCCCCGCGGAACTGGGCGCCAGCGACGTCATGACCGGACGCGCCTGGTCGGGCGACGTGGACGTCGACGGGCGCCGCGCCATCGTCGGGCACGTCCCGATCCTGTCCGCGACCGGGGACGTCCTCGCGGTCGTCTCCGTCAGCGACGACTACCCGTCCATCTGGGACCTGCTCAGCAGCGCGGGTGCGCGTCTGCTCCTGTACCTCGGGATCGGCGCCGGCCTGGGGCTTCTCGGCTCGTGGCTGCTGTCGCGCCGCATCAAGACCCACACCCGCGGACTCGAAATCGCCGAGATCGCAAGCCTCGCCGACCATCGAGAGGCCCTGCTGCACAGCATCCGCGAGGGGGTGGTCGCGGTGAACCCCGACGGAGTGATCACCGTCCTCAACGACAGCGCCCAGGAACTGCTCGACCTCACCGGCGACGCCGTCGGCAGGCACGTCGACGACGTCGCTCTCGACCCCGCCGTCCGGCAGTACCTCCTCACCGGGGAGGACGGCCGCGACGTCGTGCTGTCGACGTCGTCGCGGATGCTCGCGCTGAGCCGCCGGGCCGCGACCAGCCAGGGCCACAAGATCGGCACCGTCACCACGATGCGCGACAGCACCGAACTGGCGTCGATGCAGAGCCAGCTGTCTTCGCACAAGAGCGTCACCGACACCCTGCGGGCGCAGACGCACGAGTTCGCCAATCAGCTGCACACGATCTCGGGGCTGACGCAGCTCGGCGACTACGACGCGGTCACCGAGTTCGTCGGCACCCTCACCCGCCGACGCGCGGAGATCAGTGATGCTGTCACGCAACGTATCTCGGATCCAGCCGTGGCCGCGCTGCTGATCGCGAAGACGTCGCTCGCCGCGGAGACCGGAGTGGCGCTGACGCTGGAACCGGATTCGCACCTGCACGCCCTCGACCCCGAACTCGCCACCGACGTGATCACCGTGCTCGGCAACCTCATCGACAACGCCGTCGACGTGTCCGAGGGCGGCCGGGACGCGCGGATCTCGATCCGGATCACCGACGACGACGGCATTCTCATCGAGGTCGCCGATTCCGGCCCCGGAGTTCCCGAGACGATGCGGGAAGAGATCTTCTCCCGCGGGGTCACCTCGAAGCCCGGCACACCCGGCGGCCGCGGAATCGGTCTCGCCCTGGTCCGTCTCGTCAGCTCCCAGCACGGCGGGTCCGCGGCCGTCTCGGACGCACCCGGCACCGGTGGTGCCTTGTTCACCGTCCACGTGCCGCGTAGCTAG
- a CDS encoding response regulator, producing MYEVLVVDDDFMVAEIHRRFVDKTPGFTTVGVARTAAEALESVRTGNPDLVLLDVYLPDMSGLDVLQRLRAEGNAVGVIMITAAREIDTVSRALHGGASDYLVKPFDYTQLQEKLENFRRRARALESQSGADQSLIDSLFGGKGKNPEPSRLPKGLSAETGRLVLDILRSKGELSSTECAELAGLSRVSVRRYLEHYLSEGLLEVRLEYGGAGRPVRRYRPAPR from the coding sequence ATGTATGAGGTCCTGGTCGTCGACGACGACTTCATGGTCGCGGAGATCCACCGCCGATTCGTCGACAAGACACCGGGGTTCACCACGGTCGGGGTGGCGCGGACCGCCGCGGAGGCCCTCGAATCGGTACGCACCGGCAACCCCGACCTCGTGCTCCTGGACGTGTACCTACCGGACATGTCGGGTCTCGACGTCCTGCAGCGACTGCGCGCCGAGGGCAACGCCGTCGGCGTCATCATGATCACCGCCGCCCGGGAGATCGACACCGTCAGCCGCGCATTGCACGGCGGCGCCTCCGACTATCTGGTCAAGCCGTTCGACTACACGCAGCTGCAGGAGAAGCTCGAGAACTTCCGGCGTCGCGCCCGCGCCCTCGAATCCCAGTCCGGCGCAGACCAATCACTGATCGACTCCCTGTTCGGGGGCAAGGGCAAGAATCCGGAGCCGAGCCGGCTCCCGAAGGGACTCAGCGCCGAAACCGGCCGCCTCGTGCTCGACATCCTGCGGTCGAAGGGCGAACTGTCGTCGACCGAGTGCGCCGAACTCGCCGGACTCTCGCGGGTCAGTGTGCGCCGCTACCTCGAGCACTATCTGTCCGAGGGACTGCTGGAGGTCCGCCTCGAGTACGGGGGCGCGGGCAGGCCCGTGCGCCGGTACCGTCCCGCCCCCCGCTGA
- a CDS encoding trypsin-like serine peptidase, with product MLTPSRTLGTGVVAAGLLLASWMAGVPATAAPAAADPRVGPLFLAGTPIHVCTGSVLDSTDGDLVLTAAHCIAGSGGALSFAPGYDRGVAPFGVWTVSQIYVDPAWLESQDPQHDYAVLRVAPSGTTVPASVESVVGGGFELAPAPAAETTVAVTGYPTLGDSPVSCTAATTSTDSYPTVVCDGLGDGTSGGPWVAGPRVVALVGGLDHGGCTDSVSYSPAFGAATLDLLHRAESRGAGDSTPFALPGTCTRS from the coding sequence GTGCTCACACCCTCCCGCACGCTCGGCACGGGGGTAGTTGCAGCAGGCCTGCTGCTGGCTTCCTGGATGGCCGGGGTTCCGGCCACCGCCGCGCCCGCCGCAGCGGACCCACGCGTCGGTCCGCTGTTCCTGGCCGGGACGCCGATCCATGTCTGCACCGGATCGGTACTGGACAGCACGGACGGCGACCTCGTGCTCACCGCCGCGCACTGCATCGCAGGGTCCGGCGGCGCCCTGTCGTTCGCCCCCGGATACGACCGCGGCGTGGCTCCGTTCGGTGTGTGGACGGTGTCCCAGATCTATGTCGACCCCGCCTGGCTGGAGTCGCAGGACCCGCAGCACGACTACGCCGTTCTCCGGGTGGCGCCGAGTGGAACCACCGTGCCCGCTTCGGTCGAATCGGTGGTCGGTGGCGGCTTCGAACTGGCGCCGGCACCGGCGGCCGAGACCACGGTGGCGGTCACCGGCTACCCGACGCTGGGCGACAGTCCGGTGTCGTGCACGGCCGCGACCACGTCGACGGACAGTTATCCGACGGTGGTCTGTGACGGTCTCGGCGACGGAACGAGCGGTGGCCCGTGGGTGGCGGGTCCGCGGGTCGTCGCCCTCGTCGGGGGCCTGGACCACGGCGGGTGCACCGACTCGGTGTCCTACTCGCCGGCCTTCGGCGCTGCCACGCTCGACCTGCTGCATCGGGCGGAGAGTCGCGGCGCGGGCGATTCGACACCGTTCGCGCTGCCGGGAACCTGCACCCGATCCTGA
- a CDS encoding glyoxalase superfamily protein — MDYKIELIILPVSDVDRAKAFYADQVGFVVDHDHRVDENVRFVQLTPPGSACSIAVGEGLVDTPPGSVHGLQIVIDDADAAHAELSSRGVPVSEVQDLAWGRFVYFADPDGNQWALQQLPQRG; from the coding sequence ATGGACTACAAAATCGAGCTGATCATTCTGCCGGTGTCCGACGTGGACCGGGCCAAGGCGTTCTACGCCGACCAGGTCGGCTTCGTCGTCGACCACGATCACCGCGTGGACGAGAATGTGCGGTTCGTCCAGCTCACCCCGCCCGGATCGGCGTGCTCGATCGCCGTCGGCGAAGGCCTGGTCGACACCCCGCCCGGCTCGGTGCACGGGTTGCAGATCGTCATCGACGACGCCGACGCCGCCCACGCGGAACTGTCGTCCCGCGGTGTGCCCGTCAGCGAGGTGCAGGATCTGGCGTGGGGGCGTTTCGTGTACTTCGCCGATCCCGACGGCAACCAGTGGGCGCTGCAGCAGCTTCCGCAACGCGGCTGA
- a CDS encoding MFS transporter, which translates to MGLAIVVLSGLQMMVVLDGTVANLALAPLQADLGLSDSGRNWVLTSYALAFGGLMLLGGRLGDAFGRKKMFVGGVALFTVASLLCGLAVGEFMLIAARFLQGVGAAVASPTALALVATTFAAGPARNQAIAIFAAMTGIGSIAGLIIGGALTEVSWRLIFLINVPIGVVIVGCAFVALKETAGERLALDVPGAVLATVAATGVVFALTEGPELGWGSPYVIGALVAGLLLFGAFLYVERTADNPLLPFSLFHDKNRVATLVAIFFAGAVMFTVAAFVALFVQDILGYSPLEAGLAFIPFAFGLGSAAAVASKLAVRIQPRWLVVAGAAIMVVGLLYGSTLDSSATYLANLFVPVIGIGFGAGLAVVPLPLCAIAGVSETEIGPLAAIAQVAQTLGGPLALAVIGAMATSRTLSLGGISGKVADMNPAQLEALGNGYTFALVGSAGCALIAGFAALFIRFTPQQVAQAQAAEKAAQQA; encoded by the coding sequence ATGGGGCTGGCGATCGTGGTGCTGAGCGGGCTGCAGATGATGGTGGTCCTCGACGGCACCGTCGCCAATCTGGCGCTCGCGCCGCTGCAGGCCGACCTGGGTCTGAGCGACAGCGGCCGCAACTGGGTGCTCACGTCGTACGCGCTCGCCTTCGGTGGCCTCATGCTGCTGGGCGGACGGCTCGGTGACGCGTTCGGCCGGAAGAAGATGTTCGTCGGCGGTGTCGCCCTGTTCACCGTCGCTTCGCTGTTGTGCGGTCTCGCCGTCGGTGAGTTCATGCTGATCGCGGCCCGGTTCCTGCAAGGCGTCGGCGCCGCGGTGGCGTCGCCGACGGCGCTGGCTCTGGTCGCGACGACGTTCGCGGCCGGACCCGCGCGCAACCAGGCCATCGCGATCTTCGCGGCCATGACAGGCATCGGGTCCATCGCTGGCCTGATCATCGGCGGCGCCCTCACCGAGGTGTCGTGGCGTCTGATCTTCCTCATCAACGTGCCCATCGGGGTCGTCATCGTCGGGTGCGCGTTCGTGGCGCTGAAGGAGACCGCGGGCGAACGCCTGGCCCTCGACGTTCCCGGGGCGGTCCTCGCGACGGTCGCGGCGACGGGTGTGGTGTTCGCGCTCACCGAGGGCCCGGAACTCGGTTGGGGGAGTCCGTACGTGATCGGCGCGCTCGTCGCCGGGCTGCTGCTGTTCGGCGCGTTCCTGTACGTCGAACGGACGGCCGACAACCCGCTGCTGCCGTTCTCGCTGTTCCACGACAAGAACCGGGTGGCGACGCTCGTCGCGATCTTCTTCGCCGGTGCCGTCATGTTCACGGTCGCCGCGTTCGTCGCGTTGTTCGTCCAGGACATCCTCGGCTACAGCCCCCTCGAAGCGGGCCTCGCGTTCATTCCGTTCGCGTTCGGCCTCGGCAGCGCCGCCGCGGTGGCGTCCAAGCTCGCCGTGCGGATCCAGCCCCGGTGGCTCGTGGTCGCCGGCGCCGCGATCATGGTGGTCGGGCTGCTCTACGGGTCGACCCTCGACAGTTCCGCCACCTACCTGGCCAACCTGTTCGTGCCGGTCATCGGTATCGGGTTCGGCGCCGGACTCGCCGTGGTCCCGCTCCCGCTGTGCGCCATCGCCGGAGTGTCGGAAACGGAGATCGGGCCGCTCGCCGCCATTGCGCAGGTGGCGCAGACCCTCGGCGGCCCCCTCGCCCTCGCGGTCATCGGGGCGATGGCCACCTCGCGCACCCTGTCGCTCGGTGGCATCTCCGGCAAGGTCGCGGACATGAACCCTGCGCAACTCGAGGCACTGGGCAACGGCTACACCTTCGCCCTCGTCGGCAGTGCGGGTTGCGCCCTCATCGCCGGATTCGCCGCGCTGTTCATCCGCTTCACCCCGCAACAGGTCGCGCAGGCGCAGGCCGCCGAGAAGGCCGCGCAGCAGGCGTGA
- the cobA gene encoding uroporphyrinogen-III C-methyltransferase, with protein MTAATGDETNYLVGLNLADRRVVVVGGGTVAQRRLGLLIASGAQVHLISREVTPAVEGMATAGQITVELREYRDGDLADAWYAIACTDEPDTNAAIVAEAERNRVFCVRADNARYGTAVTPASASYDGMSIGVLAGGDHRRSAAVRTALVEGLQSGAVADTAESPAAGVALVGGGPGDPDLITVRGRRLLARADVVVADRLAPPELLAELGSDVEVIDAAKIPYGRAMAQEAINAALIDGAKAGKFVVRLKGGDPYVFGRGYEELEACAAAGVPVTVVPGITSAISVPSAAGIPVTHRGVTHEFVVVSGHVAPDHPDSLVDWSALARLKGTIVLLMAVERIEAFATVLMDGGRPVDTPVTVIQEGTLRTQRTLRADLQTVAARVKEEQIRPPAIVVIGPVAGFSVDAG; from the coding sequence GTGACTGCTGCCACCGGAGACGAGACCAACTACCTGGTCGGACTCAATTTGGCCGATCGTCGTGTGGTCGTGGTCGGTGGCGGAACGGTGGCTCAGCGCAGGCTCGGGCTCCTGATCGCGTCGGGCGCGCAGGTGCACCTGATCAGCCGCGAGGTCACGCCGGCGGTCGAGGGAATGGCGACTGCGGGACAGATCACAGTGGAACTTCGCGAATACCGGGACGGCGACCTCGCCGACGCCTGGTACGCCATCGCGTGCACGGACGAACCGGACACCAACGCGGCGATCGTCGCCGAGGCCGAACGGAATCGCGTGTTCTGCGTGCGCGCCGACAACGCCCGGTACGGGACAGCCGTTACCCCGGCGAGCGCGAGCTACGACGGCATGAGCATCGGTGTGCTGGCGGGCGGCGACCACCGCCGGTCCGCGGCCGTGCGCACCGCCCTCGTCGAGGGGTTGCAGTCCGGTGCGGTCGCCGACACCGCCGAGTCGCCCGCGGCCGGCGTCGCACTGGTCGGCGGCGGTCCGGGCGACCCCGACCTCATCACCGTGCGCGGCCGTCGACTGCTCGCCCGTGCCGACGTGGTGGTCGCCGATCGCCTCGCCCCGCCGGAACTGCTCGCCGAACTGGGCTCGGACGTCGAGGTCATCGACGCCGCGAAGATTCCCTACGGCCGCGCGATGGCGCAGGAGGCGATCAACGCCGCCCTCATCGACGGCGCGAAGGCCGGCAAGTTCGTGGTGCGGCTCAAGGGCGGCGACCCGTACGTGTTCGGGCGCGGCTACGAGGAACTGGAGGCGTGCGCCGCCGCGGGTGTGCCCGTCACGGTCGTCCCCGGCATCACCAGCGCCATCTCCGTGCCCTCGGCCGCAGGCATCCCGGTCACGCACCGAGGCGTCACCCACGAGTTCGTCGTCGTCAGCGGCCACGTCGCCCCCGATCACCCGGATTCACTCGTCGACTGGTCGGCGCTGGCCCGGTTGAAGGGCACGATCGTGTTGCTGATGGCCGTCGAACGTATCGAGGCATTCGCGACCGTCCTGATGGACGGCGGGCGTCCCGTGGACACCCCGGTCACGGTGATCCAGGAGGGAACCCTCCGGACGCAGCGCACCCTCCGGGCCGATCTCCAGACCGTCGCCGCTCGGGTCAAGGAAGAGCAGATCCGTCCCCCCGCCATCGTGGTCATCGGGCCCGTGGCCGGGTTTTCTGTGGATGCTGGGTAA